CGCAGTGGCGTGGTTGCTGGCGGCCAGCAGGAACACCTGGCCCGCATGGCTGGAGACGCCGTCCAGCTCCTGCAGCAGTTGGCCGACGATCTCGCGGGTATACGCGTCGTCGCCGTCGCCGTCGGCACCGCGCGCCGGGGCGACGATGTCCAGTTCGTCGACAAACACGATGCACGGCGCCTGCGCCCGCGCGCGCTCGAACGCCGCCTGCACGCGCTGGCCGGACTGGCCGAGGTAGCCGGCCTTGAGGTCGGCGCTGCTCAGGGCGATGAAGGCCAGGCCCGACTGGCTGGCGAGGATGCGCGCGACCTGGGTCTTGCCGGTGCCCGGCGGGCCGACCATCAGGATCCCGCGCGGCACCGGCACGCCGAGCGTGGCCAGGGTCTCGGCGTTGCGCAGTTCCTTGCCCAGGCCGACGAATTCCTCGACCGTGGCGGCCGGCAGCACGATGTCGTCCCAGCCCAGCGTGGCGACGGCAGTGGAACCTTTGCCACGCAGCGCGCGCAGGTGCGCGAGCAGGGTGGCGTTGTCCAGCGTGCCGTCCACGCACTCGGCTGCAACGCGCGCGACCAGCGTGTGCAGGTCGCGACCGGAGAGGCCGGTGCTGTCGGCGATCACCTGCGCGTCCGGCGCCAGGGTGAAACCGGCCCGCTGCAGCTCGGCGCCGAGGATGCGGGCGCGCGCCGCGGCGTCGGGCAGGCCGATGGCGATGCTGGCGGTGAAGCGCGACAGGATCGCGTCGTCCAGCAGCGCCGGGCGGTTGGTCGCGCCGATCACCAGCACCTGGCCATTTGCCGCATGGAAGCCGTCCCATTCGGCCAGGAACGTCTGCACCAGTTCGGCGCCGAAGCTGTCGCTGTCGGCGCCGCCACGGCGCGCGAACACGCTTTCGCATTCGTCGATGAACAGGATCGCCGGTGCGTGCGCGCGGCAGCGCTGCCAGATCGCCTGCACCTTGGGGCCGGTGTGGCCGACGTGCGCGGCCTTCAGGTCGGCCACGCCCAGCGCCTCGAAATGGCAGCCGGCATGACGCGCAAGCTTGCGCGCGATCAGGGTTTTGCCGGTACCCGGCGGCCCGTGCAGGAGCATGCCTTTCGGCGCCGGCTGGCGCCCGGACACGAACAGGTCCACCAGTTTCAGGATCTGGTCGAGCGTGCTGTCGAGCAGCGCGACGTCGGCCCAGTGCCGTTGCACCGCATCCAGGCTCTGCAGCCGCTGCTGCAGCGCGCGTTGCTGGCCGCGCGCGACCTCCCAGGCCTGCACGTGGTCGTGCAGCGCGGCGATCGGCGCGCCATCGACGGCGGCGTCTTCGGCCAGTGCCAGTGCCAGCGATTGCAGCGACGGCGTAGCGTCGGCGGCCAGGTCGGCGTCGAGGAGGATCAGGGCCGCTGCGTGGGTGGCATCGGGCAGCACGACCAGCGCCTGCAGCCGCGGGTCCTCGCTGCCGTCGTGCAAGGCCAGCAGCCGCGCACCGGACAGATCGCCATGCGTGGCGGGAATGGACCAGCGCCCGTGCAGGGCGCGCTGCGGCCAGGGCGCGCGGGTCACCGGATAGGTCGACCCTGGATCATGCTGCGCGGCATCGGCCACCTGCACCAGCGCCAGCGGCAGGCGTGCGAACGCCTGCAGTGCGCGCCGTTCGGCATGGCTGTGGTGCCACGCCAGCAACTGCGCACCGGCGACGACCAGCAGGCCGTACGCCAGCAGCGAGGGCAGCAGGCTTTGCAGCAGCAGGCCGCCATCGCCGTGCAGGCCGACCTGGCGCCACCAGACGAGGAAGCTGCGCGTCTCGCCCAGCCAGTGTGCGCTGGTCCACGGCAGGACCAGCACCAGCATGCCGATCAAGGCCGCGCGCCAGCGCCAATCCGGCAGCAGCGGCCGCAGCAGCAACGCCGATCCCCAGGCGCGGCGGCGCTCGCGCCGTACCGCCGCCCGCGCCGCACTCTTGGCGTGCGCAGCGAAGCGGTGCCGGATTGCGGCCGCCGCCTGCTCCACGGCAGGCAGATGCCGCTCGATATCCGCATCGGCCTGCGCCTGGCGCGACTGCGCCTGCTGCACCTGCGCGAGCAGGCGCTGCGTCTGCTGTTGCAGCGACGGCGGGGGCGTCGGCACGGCGGCCGGGATGCCGGACATCAGCGGGAGCGGGCGCAGGTGGTCACCGCGCGCATCTTAGCCTGAGCGCCGGTGGGGCTGCGGTTGCTGTCTGCTGATGGATATTGCCCGCGTTGGACACGGCAGGCAGGCGCGTGAAGCGGTTGCTGCCGTGGGAGGAGGCATCTTGGAGAAAGCTAGGGCGCGAGGCGCAGGGCGGGTCTTTAGACCATCGCGGCTTCGTTCGTCGCGGCTGAAGCCGCTCCTACGCATGGATTGCAGCTCCATGATGGCAGCCCATGATGGCTGTTGCAGTTGCTTTGGTTGTTGCCTTTGCCTTATCGGGTTCCCTTCCGAAGTGGCGGCCAGCGCGGGGAAAAACCCGAAGGGCGGCGTACATGGATGTACGCCGTCCGCGGCAGGGGCAGGATGCCCCTTCCGCGGATCCCCGTGATGGACGCGGACCCGGAGCGCGCAGCGCGGAGGGCGCGAGGCAGGGTGTGCTTTCTTTTGGTTACTTTTCTTTGCACAAGCAAAGAAAAGTAACTCGCCGCAAGGCGAAAGCTTTGCCTTGTCGTGGCTGCAGCGCCAAAAGGGTCCTACAAATCAACAGCAAAAGCAGAAGCAGAAGCAGAGCCTGCGGCATGCCTGCGTCTGCCGCGGACATTGGATGCCGCACCGCAACCGAGCGGTGATTCTGCTTAACTGGGCTGCGTGCAAAGGGGGCGCAGGAAAAGAGGCGAGAAGCGCCGTGCTCGCCGTTGGGGGGTGTAGGCGCAGCCGCCTCACCTGCCTCGCGGCGCCCAGCCTGGTGCACGCGCAGCCCAAGCGAGACGCAGCGAGCCCCGAACTCCCGACCACGCCGAAACGCCGCGCACCCTCTAGACTGCACGCATCGTCATGGGGACTCACCTTTGGTTTCCAGTTGGATCCTGCTGCTGGTATCGGTCGGCTATGCGGCGCTGCTGTTCGCGGTGGCGTGGTGGGGCGACCGCCGTCCGCTGTACCCGGAGCGGCCGTGGCTGCGGCCGGCGGTGTACAGCCTGGCGCTGGCCGTGTACTGCTCGTCGTGGACGTTCTATGGCGCGGTCGGCAGCGCAGTGCGCAACGGCGCCGGCTACCTGCCGATCTACCTGGGCCCGCTGCTGATGCTGCTGTTCGGCTGGCGCATCGTCGAGCGCCTGGCGTTGATCGCGCGCAGCGAGAACACCGTGTCCATCGCCGACTTCATTTCCTCGCGCTACGGCCGCTCGCGGCGCCTGGCCGCGCTGGTGGCGGTGATCGCCCTGGTCGGCGTGGTGCCGTACCTGGCGCTGCAGTACAAGGCGGTGGCGATGAGCCTGCAGGTGCTCAGCGGCCAGTCCAGCACCGGTGCGCCGTTCTATGCCGATCCGGCGCTGTACGTGGCCCTGGGGATGGCGCTGTTCGCCACCTTGTTCGGCACCCGCCAGGTCGATGCCACCGAGCACCACCACGGCATGATGCTGGCGATCGCGCTGGAGTCGGTAGTCAAGCTGCTGGCGATGGTGGCGGTGGGCGTGTTCGCCTACGTGTGGCTGTCCGCGCGCGACGGCGGCCAGGTGCTGGCGTCGACGCGCACGCTGTTCCAGAACACCCCGCCGGTGGGCTTCATCTCGCAGACCCTGCTCAGCTTCCTGGCGCTGGTGTGCCTGCCGCGGCAGTTCCACGTGGCGGTGGTGGAGTGCAGCGACGTCGGCGACATCCGCAAGGCGCGTTGGCTGTTCGGCCTGTACCTGGTGCTGATCTCGGCGATGGTGGTGCCGA
This genomic stretch from Xanthomonas sacchari harbors:
- a CDS encoding AAA family ATPase encodes the protein MSGIPAAVPTPPPSLQQQTQRLLAQVQQAQSRQAQADADIERHLPAVEQAAAAIRHRFAAHAKSAARAAVRRERRRAWGSALLLRPLLPDWRWRAALIGMLVLVLPWTSAHWLGETRSFLVWWRQVGLHGDGGLLLQSLLPSLLAYGLLVVAGAQLLAWHHSHAERRALQAFARLPLALVQVADAAQHDPGSTYPVTRAPWPQRALHGRWSIPATHGDLSGARLLALHDGSEDPRLQALVVLPDATHAAALILLDADLAADATPSLQSLALALAEDAAVDGAPIAALHDHVQAWEVARGQQRALQQRLQSLDAVQRHWADVALLDSTLDQILKLVDLFVSGRQPAPKGMLLHGPPGTGKTLIARKLARHAGCHFEALGVADLKAAHVGHTGPKVQAIWQRCRAHAPAILFIDECESVFARRGGADSDSFGAELVQTFLAEWDGFHAANGQVLVIGATNRPALLDDAILSRFTASIAIGLPDAAARARILGAELQRAGFTLAPDAQVIADSTGLSGRDLHTLVARVAAECVDGTLDNATLLAHLRALRGKGSTAVATLGWDDIVLPAATVEEFVGLGKELRNAETLATLGVPVPRGILMVGPPGTGKTQVARILASQSGLAFIALSSADLKAGYLGQSGQRVQAAFERARAQAPCIVFVDELDIVAPARGADGDGDDAYTREIVGQLLQELDGVSSHAGQVFLLAASNHATAIDPALLSRLDRQIVIALPDHAARAAIVARLLRGKPLDLDAAAAASWIADRSDGQSGRDLHNWISRAMRRAVRRTLQHSDDASGTRLQWDDLVETANATM